GGATGTTCAAAAAATTGCTGGACTAGAAGTGCAAGTAGAAAGTTGTCATTGTGAGAGGTGGTGTTGTCAGTTGCATCAGTCAGTTCATCCGACGGTGGCAACAGAAATATCAGGAAAAACATTGCATAGAGAAAGGGAGGTAGCGATATGGTGAGCAAAAACGAGATGAAAGATGAGCaagtagatgatgatgatgatgcggaggaggtagaggaggaggaagtgtgAGAAGAGGAGGGAGGAGAAGTCTCACCATCTTGATCGTAGTCGACGTTGCGTGTCATGGCGTGCAACCTTGCATGCCTCTCGCGCCAGTCGGGAATGAACTCGGTGACCAGAGCTTTGTGTGAATCGAGCAGCTCCTCCTCTTGCAGTTGCAGCTGTGATACTGCCTCGTGGAATGTCAACAGGTCGGCTGACAGTTCACCCTCCTGCATTAAACAATCAtgaagaaattaaattaaattaaaaacatcAAATAATCAATAGAGTCACCATGAAGAAATGAAGAAAGCTTATAATAACATAAACGAACATTCCTTATAATGCGAatataccttattttttcttcgctgctctatttgatgttgaaatatttttgtatcattaaaatttgtaatttataagtggtttatttattcttattggtggttttttttttaatgctAGGAACTGTTCACGTTTATTCTTATTGGTAGTTTACTTTATGTTAGGAACTGTTCAAGTCGTTTCGATTGATGTTAACATCGTATCGTTTGTGTGCTATTTCAGGTCAGGTTTGCTTGTACACGCATAATTTCGTTTGTACAAACTTGCTTGAAAAGCAGTATTATTAGTGGTCGGCCTTGGAGAACAATTAGGGCGAAACCATATTAAGcatttttcaggcgttttcagagtcgacagggcaggaacctctccgattggctgattgggttggcacctgataaaattaattttaaaaacgcTTAATATGGCTGACCCTTATTCTAGGGTCGCCGTCTAGGTGTCACCCACTACCCTGGCACCTGGTCATTTGGACATTGGCGACAAcctgtaccctcgtaaaaatataccattgtcgtcaagttgtcaccccgactacttgtcacctactggaccgaaggtgccaactagtcatgaccgtaaacgacaacctGACACCTCGCACACACACGTCAAagtgtcaccccgactacttgtctcCTGTACTTGCAGGGGACAGTTTGTTGGCGCCATTCACGACTGCCTGacaccttgcacgctggcgtcaagGTGTCACCCCGACAACTACATGGTACCAGTTGGCACAACTTACACCCCCGCGGCGTGGGGATGGGGTGCGGtcaagcaatttttattactttttataatgtaatttattgaattctaagcacctttggttcagtaacattttcccgtCAATCGCAAGGTTCGGGAGATATTCGCTAATTTTAGGACAAATTTTTTAGAGTTggttgaaaatagaaaaaattgaataataagcccttttgatgactgaaccagatgtagaacacaattctaaacacattttgttcagttatattttcccgTCAGACGCACCGTTTATCTTTCAACATCCAGTCTGTTTCTATACTTATTCTTGATTGCACCATGGTTGAAAAGGCTCACTCACAAAAACATGatgttgaaaatagaaaattaggAATCTTAATGCCTTTTCATATAAAACTTGACAGTTTGgcttcattttccaactttcaaatgaaGAGCCAGCTGGAATGGTGATTTCTTGTGGTGTGGAGTCGAGGTGATAGGTTGTCGTGACCATAGACGACAAactgtaccctcgtaaaaatataccattgccgtcaagttgtcacctACTGGACCGAAGGTGCCAACttgtcatgaccgtaaacgacaacctGACACCTTGCACCCTTGCGTCAGAGTGTCCCCCCGACAAGTTGTCATTTCCTTAGAATcgagacaagtagacggggaCGGCTCACGTCAACTTGTCCCATCAAAACCTGTTTTAAAATGGGACAGGTTGACGGGGTGTCAAGTTGTCGGGGTGACACCTAGGCGTGTTCCCTTATTCTAAATTCTAAAAGAataatgcccggttgcagagtcgctaCATAAAGTCACCCATAGTTAACAGAGCCATTAGTTAACAACTCGCCCATAAATAGATGttcgttgcagagtcgtttGCCAGACCCCTGTTAGCTATGGCTCTGATAAGGCACACTCATAAGTCACACTGCTGCTCCTACCACTTTTTGCGTGGTATGCTTCTATCCAACTAATGTATTGGCAACGGGTAGAGAATCGCTGTGAACAGTTCTTCCAAACCTCCAGTCGGATGACGTCACAGCATGGCGCTTGTTTATCACAACACTGCTGTCTGCTCTGCTTATTATGCTGCTGATGTTTGGAGGTTACGAATCGAAATCGTAAACTGCAgattaatttgtaattattttcagttaagtAAGTTTGAATTTGTGATagctaaatgaatgaattaagtaaaataaaattagaggtagaagtaaaataagtgactggtgtatttattattctactgtataattatattaataataccTCCACCAGTGAAAGGTGATGAAAGTTAGAGACTTCAGTTTTTCCTTAATTTCTGCAGCTCAAGGCACGCATCTAATACAACAAATGGTGTATCTAAACTTTCAATATAATAGGCTTTTGAGCCCCAATTACCACCAATATCTGGGACAAGTTTCAAAACTTATCAACTTATACAAAGAAATGATGATACTAGTTAAGATAGAATTTTTTTGCATTGAGAacaaaactttttgaaaaaaccGTTttgtaatacaaaaaataaataagccTTTTTCATAAAACTTCCAATAATTAAAATAGGTACAGTAATTCTACTGAGAATTTGAAGCCTTCAATATGAGAGAATCTTTTATATTGGTGATATATCTACATTTTGAAAAAAGTACCTTGAATAAAACTTTGATACGGTATATATTGTACCTACGCAAAGCAGCCAATTTACGAAATATATTTCTAATGACTGCATATCgtgcttattattaaaattaataatattgattatttgaattacTACTCAGCTACTCAAATAGTCAATGacattttattcagtttatttacactttatcTACATTTTCAAATAGTTAACGTTATTTTAATGTAATAAACTATTATGTATGATCATTTTCGTCTGTCTTTTAAAACATGCAAACTAGTCGACATAACCTTAAAATACACTTGGCGCGAATGTATAGTGGATTTATAAGCACGATTTTGGGCATTTAATTAAGAGCACATTTAGTTATTGGTAGCTTCAGATGACGTCATCTGCCTGTAGGGTTTTCGTCTCTGCAACGGAAAAACCTGTTTGTTGGTGCGCTGTTACCTATCGGCAGAGCAATAGCTAACAGAACGTCTCTGGCCTGTTAAATAGTCAAGTCCGCGCTGTTAACTATGGCGGCAACGTTATTtgtcgactctgcaaccgggcataagaGACTAAGAGATAGTTGATAAATGAAACTTTCAACTAATGATGACTCACATTGAGAGAGCGTAAGGTGGCCAAGTCACTATCATCCAGGTTGCCGCCGCCACCCTCTCTGCCACTGCCCTCGCCATCACTGTAGTTGCCCCCCTTGCCCCCCTCCACTGGGTCGGTGGCCGCCAGCTCCTTCACGCGGTCCGCGTAGCGCAGTGTGTTCAGCGAGTGCTCACACGAGCTCATGCCCGGGCTGATCATCGCGATCTGCAAACAACACACAAACTCCGTCAACATGCTTCACGGATAACATTATCACacgaaaatatttgtaaatgaGTTTATGTccatagactagtagttctgtgaacagtagacctcgcgcagttataacgacgtcccaaaccataagcacatccacactgatacactaactatttatttgatcagatcatgcttacacaagatttaattatcatataacgctttccggaatttagcgcgagaaaaccagaagacatctaggcgccccaacgagctgttataagttcttcgcatcctatttaatagtgcataaaaattgcattcaatgaggcatgtaatttatagtctacacagctgctaattttttactaaattacatttagatattgaatattgcatgggtcatggcatgcaatttatagtcaactcgacagctgatttatgatgaataattctatagtctgattttcactctaatattgacgtatgaaggaggctcctttttccttttatattatccttgaaatgcaaaatttccaaaaaccttgtatatacatcgacgagtaatttaaaaaggaaaatacctgtcaaatttcatgaaaatctattaccgcgtttcgccgtaaatgcgcaacatataaacatataaacattaagagaaatgctaaaccgtcgacttgaatcgtagacctcacttcgctcggtcaattaattttattttattttcactgcACAAGAGCAAGTTACAAATATGTTTCAAAGGTGttaaaattaacaatatattattttctatattgatgtccacgttataatggcagtgtttgattaacattggtgatCGGTGTTGCTATCtgtgtctatcattcgaaaaagcagatagcgttatgcttttctagctctgcaacgttgccaatcgtgttttaacaatgtagatatataattaacaaatatttaatctcaattatgaacgttcattaatcataatcaattattgatcactggcaaatatatatttcttgccgaataaaatatattcaattattttgaaatagaatgaaccgttgaaatagaataaatttaattattttgaaatagaatgaacatttaatattacacCAGATATACCGGCATCAGCCATCCTCTATGgaagacagtggcaaggcagagaatcgacaacgctgttctcaaatctttctccactgtcaatATAAAGTAGGACTCACTAAATTAGAGTGCACGATAGCATTAGCTTACAACAGTGGTTCAATAAAGAATgtattttagtaaaaatttcatgatttgatttgtattttCTATTTATCAACAACAATAATCATAAATGAATTGGAATCTCACTGTTGTGAgaagatatttttttattcaattgtatttaatcgaaataattcatttaaatttaCATTAACTGCTTTTTCAAAGCGAGTCTCAAGCCCTTGGTTTCCATTCAATACATACTTGTATAGTAAGTCTTGCAGATTTCTACAGGAATGttcagaattaataaatatatcgaTATAGATTCAACCCTTCTTAGTAGAGCTCATGTGGATACAATTCATATGGAAGAGCACTGTAAACCTTTCACTCTAAATAGCGGgctgatttttatttgaaagcTCTAGAGTTaaaaatcattctaaattcaatcatcataaatcaacatagaaaaaatcatcataaatatttttcaactaatcGCTAACCATGCATGTCCTTGACTTGTCGCCAATGAAGGAGTCTCGTAGAACCTGAGTTAGTTTGCTAGCTCTGAAAGGAAGATGGGCTCCTCTCCGGCCAAGTGCTCTGATGCATTCTTCAATGCCAATAATGACTTATTAATTTCAGCTCCTTCCATTCCTGAAAAAACATcaacattgattcattcatgaGACGGGAataacaatattacatacaaaatCGTACAATTTTAGAAGATTACAGACTGAAGATTTCTTTCCTATCGTCTTGAACCTAAAGTAGATGTTGGCcattatagagaaacaatagcgtaagtagatatcccatggtatatggcgtttatttcgcaacttttactgttatctcaagtcgattactatcgattattgtagattttcactgttttggctgggtgagagtgtatgaacggcacaatatgagagactaccagcgtcacatagctttaccAACAACAACTACtagggctatcggcttgagataacagtaaggcCCGGTtaatttagctaagtcctagaccagggctctccaacctacggcccgcggatagatttgtccggcccgccgagagttattgcaacagaattttaaaaatataatattatatagatttttgacaattgtgagttcagtactcttctcttactagccactccatttcttaataagtgtaaaattagctgtaaacaaTCAGCGATCAACCATTGCGAGATATTGGCAAATGGTCTGCACGGACTGTACATGTCCCTGTGCACTGACATACATGCACGTCAACGTGTCCCCTGAATGTAACTGAGACTAGACCAAAATAGCCTCCCTAGGCGCGTATTATCGAGTTATCTTATTAATATCAAAAGAAgttatcattattttgtttaaattgctAAATTTATGCATTGTCGAGTTTTCTTATGACgtttttacactcaataaattggacttagtataaaaatgaaatgaattgatttgtTTCTTCCTGTAATTTAATTAAACCCACTTaaaaactcctcatattattttaatggaatataataattttataccccccaaatcccccgtcatgtgtgtccccacaaATCGaattccacgtacatccttgttattggtcctctaagcctcccaagaattacaatgtggcccttggataaaaaaggttggagacccctgtcctagactttgaacagctggagtcagaaaattggttttccaaaacgggccgtagtcgcagtcattgtaatagtcacgtttgaattgaaattgaaaaaaaaaactataaaattgaacacaaaataaaataaagagagaatagtgaaagtttcagctattttgaattatttaggtatgtctaatttcgtcaaggaaaaacgtttccaattatagaaatgagaaaataaaaactacgactactgttataaaagctgcgactacgccccgttttggaaagccaattttctgactccagctgtttaaagtctaggacttagctaaatcccgagcttggaaaccggccctaaaagttgcgacataaacgccctataccatgggatatctactcaagctatagTTCCTCTATGATTACACATTATCATAccaagattgttcaaagacaatcATAGAGATTGATAAAccgaaataattttcttttgagaattatcaaaatgatttttttctatctttatatGCGAAATGATTaacataatatgtgaaattttaaaTCGTATAATATGTTTTAATGGAAGTGTAAATACCTGTTATCGAAATTGCAACTATCTTCATAGATaggaattcaataaattgtctAGGGATGGATATTGATATTTTAGGAAGACATTGATGAATTCAATTCacctcgatattattatttattattgatgattaATCATTAacttaatcaattaattaattaaatcaatCTTTAATCAATTTACTGAACTCTTTATTCTTTCACTGAACAAATGATCAACGAATGAGAACGACTAAACAGTTTAGATTAAAAAGCACTTAGTTGAactaataaaacttgaaaaataggAGACATTACAATAGATTTTTCCACGGAAACAGTGCCAAGTAAAAATATAGTTTGGagattttattattgaagtgaGGAGTCCCTGTTATTGTAATAAATCaatactttttcttcttttttattgcAGCCTATTCAATTCCTAATAACGTAAAGAACTTCATGAAACTCAATACATTGATATCAACACATTTAAAGAAAAGGAAAAATCTATACCACATTAGAAGCCATTTTCCAAAGTAGATTGTGTGAGTTTTGtgtgtgcctgttgatcctccccCAATCAACTGACTacattttccaatgcctaaacatgactattttacccctcgatccaactcatcatactaatgaatcagacacactcttgaccttctcattgttagtgatcccaatgagttgttcaagcaggccaaatctcagtcccggctatttctagacatgatttgatctactgtgtactttcccataagatacccaagccagaacagaaattatcacttatagagacttcaaaaactttgatgaagccgccttcctgactgatgtggctcaactccatggcatcaaattgaagcattaccctcagttgatgacatggtcaaaaCTTTCgaaaattggactttgactttgtatgacaaacatgcaccttatgtgacaaggaggattaatagaaaacgacgagtaccgtggatgactgaagacatacttaagatgatgggacgtagagacaaagcacatagaaaatttaaaaagacatttgacttggacagtttgatagagtacaggagccttagaaatatggttaaacaggaattacggaactcaaagattaggtacttgaattcgtttatgacaacaatagacaagactctaaatcactttggcagggaataaaagaattcgggcttggcaaacagaaatcgaatccacaaattgacttaccattgaataatataaatgaccatttcgtttcacactctaaccaacgcgacgaagttgtcattgctaatcatatagatgatcttgaagagcaggttacaaa
The genomic region above belongs to Nilaparvata lugens isolate BPH unplaced genomic scaffold, ASM1435652v1 scaffold5096, whole genome shotgun sequence and contains:
- the LOC111046299 gene encoding kinesin-like protein KIF2A — encoded protein: MIAMISPGMSSCEHSLNTLRYADRVKELAATDPVEGGKGGNYSDGEGSGREGGGGNLDDSDLATLRSLNEGELSADLLTFHEAVSQLQLQEEELLDSHKALVTEFIPDWRERHARLHAMTRNVDYDQDAYSSELEALAMEEINTNMNFLKKVQAFRKQLVAEEQFSKNIKPKTNQ